Below is a window of Corvus cornix cornix isolate S_Up_H32 chromosome 2, ASM73873v5, whole genome shotgun sequence DNA.
CATTTGCCTCCTTCACCAGGGCCTACGGGGAGGGGGCAGCTGAGTGTGGGTGGTCCTGGGGCAGGTGAGGAGCCCCCGCACACAGCCCGTGCCAGAACAAGACACAGagcaccaggcacagcccaTGCTGGGATGGGGCACCGAGCCCACTCACTCtcctgctgtggggacagaCGTGCCGCTTGCAGCCCGGGGAAGATCCCTGCAGGGGCCACGCAGGACCCCCGGGGCAGACCCCAGCCCCATGAACTGGCCCTGAGGGCACCGCGCCGGCCCTGCCCGCTCTTGCCTTGTGCTCCTGGATCTGAGCGGTGACGGTGTCGAGGACGAAGCTGGGGGGCGCGGGGGaccccagcagctcctcggCGTGGGCCACCCAGCGCAGCAGCTCCTGCGCAGAGCCGTGGAACTCGGTGGTGACCGTCAGCCCCTCGGCCAGGCGCTCCTGCGGGCAAGGGCAGGGACTAGTGGAGGCGGGCACCCGCCGCCCCTGAGCGGGGCTGGTCAGGGTGAGCCCCCCGGGGGTCACAGCCCCTCACCCCGCACACCTTCCTCTCCTGGGCCTCGGCCTGGACGCTCTCCCACTTCTGCTCCAGGAGCCGCAGGCTGTGCTCGGTGCTGCAGGGCCGGCCGGCGCGGCACGAGTCCAGCAGCCGCTGCAGCcgctcccgcagcccccggTACGTGACCGCCCGCGCCTCCAGCTCCCGGCACAGCTCCTGCCGGGACAGCGGGTCAGGATGGGGACAGCGAGCAGGATGAGGAAGGGGACAGGGATCGGGATGGGGATAGGGATGGGGCGGGGAGGATGACAGGTACAGAGATGGGGATGGGAACAAGGATGGGGATGAGaaaggggacagggatggggatgtggAGGGGTCAAAGTAGACAGGGGTAAAGTAgacaggggacagggatggggacaacAGAGACAGCCACAGtggacagggagaggggatggagaCAGGGATGTGGATGGGGACAGGTTCAGGGTAAGGGACAAGGACAAGGATGGCTCCTGCTCTGTCTCAcggagcagctgagggaggggTACCAGGGTCTGCGTGGTTGgggagaagaggcagcagagaaggaTCCCGGCCCAGCAGTGTGGAGAGGGGTGGATCTGGGGCACACCTTCCCCCAAGAGATCAACAGACCCCAGGGGCCGGCCCTGCAGCAGGACCCAGTCTGGCGCTGGTTCTCACCAAGTGTGCATTGAGCTTTTCTTTGGTGGCATCCGGGTGGCCCCAGGCCGGCTTggagcagaagagctgcagctccacctgctccagccactgcagcagctccgtgATTTCCAGCGTGATGTCCTGCACCTGCGGGCGATGGGGGGTCAGCGCCGTGGCCGCCGCCTGGCAGCGCCGCAGTCCCGCGGCCGTACCTGGCTGAGGTtgttctccagctccagctgccgGCTCTCGGTCTCGCTGCGCACCAGGTCCCagtgctgtcccagctgctggaggctgcgCTGCAGCCCCTCCACGCTATCCCCCaggctggacagcagcagcccctgcccggccTCAGTCACCGACTGCACCGTGCGGGCGTGGGACATCACGTCGGTCCGCAGCACCTGGGGATGGGGTGGCAGGGTCACGGCTGGGACCGGGGCAGGGGCACCCACCCCCCACGTTCCTCTATCTGCACCATGCAAAGCCCCTCACCCCGAGACACCTCTGCTGCCCAAAGCATCGCTGCCACCACAGCACTGAGGACTGAGGGTGCCACATCGGGCAAGGATGGCACCCGTGGGTGCCCCCAAGCTGGTGTCAGGGCTCTTGATCTCAGCAGGGTGCGGGGCAGGGCCGAGACACAAGATTTGCCGGTTCGTGGCCGGGCTTGGCCGGGACAGGCAGCCCTTGCACGGCCCCCCCGGCGCGGGGACAGCCCGGCCCTTGCGGCCTCGCCTGCGTCAGGCACATCACGAGCGTGCCCGGGCAAGGGGCTGTGGCACGGGGCCGGCGCGGAGACAGCTCATTCCTTCCATGGTGTCACCGCGGGAGGGGACGCGTCCTCGCGTTGCTGCCtacccagccctgctgccgCAGCACCCGAGGAGGGGCCGGGCAGCGCCCTGTGGCCAGGACACCCACCCTGGGGGTGCCACCACAGCCAGGACCCCAAGGACACACAACCCGGCAGTGCGACCGTGGCTGTGGCCGCGTGTCCCCCGGGCCACGGCATAGCCTCACCTTGTGCTTGGCCAGCTCGATCTCGCAGCTCTGCAGGTCGGGGCGCAGGGGTGCGGGGCCGCGCAGCTGCTCCCCGGTGCGGCtcagccactgcagcagctccgcCAGCTGGTGCTGGaactgccccagccccagcagcgcTGCCTCCAGCTGATGCTGTCGGGAGGGAGCTGCGACGTCGGGGGAAGCAACGGCAGCCCGGGCCCAGAGCACCCAGCACCCACCCAGTGCCCACACGGCCCCATTTGCCCACCCAGCACCCACCCAGTGCCTACACGGCCCCATCTGCCCACCCAGCACCCACCCAGTGCCCACTTGCAGCTCCCCATGGTGACCCAGCACCACACACCCAGTACCCCCAGGACACTCCCACCCACCCAGCACATTCATGGCACCCCGTGtgtcctcccagccctgccctgtgccccccGTGCCCCCTCCCCACCTGTCGGCTGACGATCTCCTCCTCCAGGTGGTCCCAGCGCTGGCGGAAGTCACTGAGCGTGACCGGGGCATCTCCCTGCCCCGTGCCCCCCTGGTGCCGCAGGCTCTCCACATCCACCTTGCACTGGTACAGCTCCCGCTTGAACTCCTGGGGGGTGGCACTGGTTGGTGACCTGGTCCCACGCACCGGGACAGGGTCTGCCTGTCCCCATGGCACcacatggcacagcacaggcacctgggccctgagctgctcctgtgggGCTTGTGGGGGACAGGGCTTGGCCACCCCAGGCAGGACTTGGCTCCTCAGCGCTCAGCACTGGGGCACCAGCACTGTCCAACCCAccatccctccatcccaccTCTGCTGAGAGCACCCTCTACCCTCCCTGCCTCCGCCTGCTCTGGGGATCGGGGCATGGCGTGGCACAGCATGGTCCGGTGTGGCGCATCAAAGCACCTTGAGCTCcgccagctgctgctgcaccatgTCCAGGTCCCCGCCGACCAGGAACTCCTCGGCGATGCGCAGCTCGGCTGCGTCCAGCCATTCCAGCAGCCGCTGGGGATAGGGAAGACAGGGGGGTGGTGTTGGGGGGTCCAATGGTGGCCCCATGGTGGCCCCATGGCCCCTCACACCCCTGAGTGGAGACAGGAAGGTGACGCAGACCCATCCATGGGGGATCTGCCTGAGGGCCCCCGTACCCACCTGCATCGTGTCCTGGTAGCTGAGGGcggcctggagctgctcctcaaGGCGCCCGTTCCGCTCCGTCCACACCcggctcaggctgtgccaggaggagtAGAGCTGCGGCCGGGCACGGGGGTCAGTGATGTCACAGCAGGGCCAGCCCACAGGGGGACAGGATGTGGGGGTCAGGGTGGACAGGGCACAGGGGGTCAGCAGTGCGCCGGGGGTACAGGGTGTGGGAGTCACTAATGCCATGGGGGATGCCAGGGCACAGGGGTGGCACTGCACGGGCATGCAGGCATGGGGATCAGAGACATCACGGGACTGCCTGGGCACATGATCAGTGGAGTTCTGTGGGGGTCAGTGGCACTGAGCAGGGTCTGGGGTGCAGGGGTCAGTGGCACTGATGGGGGTCAGGGGACATGCCACCCCCACAAGCAGCATCCACACAGCCCAGGACCCTGTCCCTGCCTGAGCCCAGCCCCAAGGACACTCACATCATCCAGGCTCTTGGTGACATCGGGCTTGTCAGGGTCCCCACAGGAGGCCATCAGCTCCACGCCCAGGCTGCCCAGCGTGTCCAGCTCACCCTGCAGCGCATCGATCTCCTCCCGCAGTGCCTGTGCAGGGCATGGGGCTCAGGGCTGCCCAcactggggctgcccagggcactgcCCACACCAGGGGGCCGCCTGTGCCGTGGCACTGCCCACCaagcccctgcccagccacaCCTGCATGGTGCGCAGCCGCGTGCGGATGGCCTCAGGCTCGCCAccagcctcctccagccccagcaccagctgctgggtgTCACTGAGCGCCACGGCCAGCTCAGACAGGCCATGCCAGAAGCGCTCggccagtgccagcagctcccgAAGCCAccgctcctgctcctggcagcgGCCGCGCAGGCAGCCCCACTGCGACAGCAGCTGTGCCGTGCGCTCCTGGATCCCTGCGGGGCACCACGGGTCAGGGATCAGGGTGCTGCGAGGGACCCAGCAcccacacacagccctggcacGGACACAGATCGCCTGCCAGCGGAGCCGTGCCCACCCCTCCGTCCTGGTACCTCTGGCCGCAGCGTCGGAGCTGACCGCCTGCATGGTGGCCAGCAGCTCCTCGCCCTGTGCACGGACACCCTCCAGGGCCACCCCAAGCTTCTCCAGCTcgcccaaggccaggctgttCTCCCGGATCTGCTCCCTCAAGTGGGCTGCGTCGCCGCGGACAGGCGGCTGGCTCTGCAGCCGGCTCTGCAGCCGCTCCAGGCACTCCAGCAGCAGATCCATGCGCTCCGACAGCTGGGGACCAGCCCGGTCACTCGAGGATAGGCCCCTGGGGACGCACCCCATCGCAGTGCCAGCCCCGTACCTGGCTGTACCGCGGCAGGGCATCCTCCAGCAGAGCCGCTGCCTGGCGCACGCGTTCGCGGATGTGGCCGTACTGctcctccacctcctgccagcGCCGCTGGAACGGGgctccctgctctgggctcagcTCCACCAGCTGCGCTGACACGCGCTGCAGCTTCCCCACCAGCGGCCGGTGCTCGGCAATGGCCTCCCGCAGGCTCTGGCAGCGAGGAAGAGCCGTGGGGGTGCATTGGGGTGGGATGTGCCTCATGGGATACGCCCCACAGGGATGTGCGCTGCTCCCAGAGGAGTCCTGCTCGTGTGGTGCCCCAGCCCCGTGGTCCCCATGGCGATGCCACCCCCATCCCGTCACCTCTCCACTCCCAACCCGCGGGGCGGCCGAGCGAGTCCCTTtggcccctgccctgcccgcaCCTGCAGCAGCGCCTGCTGCTCCTTGAAGGCCTCGTAGCTGATGGCATTGGGGGAGAGCTGCACCCCCAGGGCCTGCGTCTCctccagccagggcagcagctcctcgaGGGCCTCGGAGAACTGGGTGAGCAGGGACTGGGCGTGCTCCAGCTGCACGGCACAGGCACCGCTGCgcagggagagctgctctgtgctctcccGCAGCACCTGCACCGACGGCTGCAGAGACAGGGAGTCATCGGGTGGCCGGGGACACAGGGCACAGCCATCCCTGGGTGCTGGCAGTGTCCCCCCGACACCCTCCCAGCTCACCTGAAGGCGCTGCTGCAGGGGCTCAGGGCAGCAGCGTAGCAGCGGCTCCGAGAACCCCAGGAGACGCTCAACAAGGCCCCGGCAGTGCAGAATCTCGGCGGAGAGCAGCTGGAATGGAACCGCAGGTGGGTGCCAGGTCCTGGCAGGacccagcaggatggggatgcCAAGTCAGTGTCCCCGGGACCCCTGGACACTGCTGCAGACCCACCTTCTGCTCGGAGAGCTGCGAGCAGAGAGCCTCAGCATCCAGCTGCACACGGCCAATCTCCTCCAGTCGCTcgcccagcccagccacacGGGTGAGCTGGGACTCCAGGACCTGCTCAAACTGCAGTGGAGGGACAGACGTCAGCTGGAAGGGTGTGCACGTACCAGGGCAGCTGCTTTGGGACACGGACACCCAGCGCATCCCAGTCCCCCGGGACTGTGCCATGACCCACCGCGTCCCACCCAGACTCCCCTTGCAGACAGCAATGGTGGGAATGGTGAGGGCTTCAGGGAGCCCAGTGTCCCACACCTTCTCCCTGTCACTGGCAGTGACTGAGGGCTCTTGGCCATCCTGCTGGCTCTCCTGCTCGCCCAGCTCCTTCTCCATGCGGCTCAGCCATAGTGCCAGGTCCTCAGGGGCCGTGCCCAGGCGAGATGAGGCTTCCAGGGTCTGCCCCAGCCGGTGCGCAGTATCAGCACTGCTCTGGCCCACAATGAGGTACCGCATCCTCAGTGACTCCATCTTCTCCTGTGTCAGCTGGGCCTCCTCCCCTGTGGCAGTGTGACACCAGCATCAGTGCCACCGCACTGGCATCCCTGGACATGGAACTGGCCACACCAACAGCTTCCAAGCCCGTGATGATCACTCTGCCCTGACCTTTCTCCTCTCCTACCCcgcctcctgctgctcccagaccCAGCTCTGGTCTCTCATCCCACTGCCAGCAAGATCCACCTCCCTGGCTGCATCTCACCACCACTGAACCCTATCCCACCACGGCCCTGACCTgcaggctctgccctggcccCTCTGCATCCCATTGGATGCTGTCTGCCCGCTCACACCATGCCACAGCTCCCGGTGGGGAGCAGCATGCCCCAAGGACCCCCAGTGCCTGGGGGTCCCCTTGCtggcctgggctgctgctgtctgtgctcaTCCCATCCCAAGTCCCATGGTCCTGACCCTGTGGCCACCACTCCTGGCCATTGCCACTTGCCTGTCACCATCTCCAGGACCCGCTGCCCGCTCTCCAGGGCGCcatccagctctcccagccgCCCGCGGATCTCCTCACAGAGGGCCTGTAGCAGTGACCAGTGATGACACAGGTGCTCGTGTCCACCCTGTGCCCACCCCACGCCCACCTTGTGCCCACCTGGGTCTGCTGGTGGGCATCTTGCACACGGCCAACGCAGCCGTCAGCACGCCAGAGCTGGGCCAGCTGCCGCTCTGTGGCACTGAGCCACTCCTGGAAAGAGTCTACAGCCTCCTGGAAGCCCTGAGCCGCTGGCAGGATCCGCTCCAGGCAGCCATACCTGCGCCAGGAGGGCTGGGTGAGCCGGGCAGTGGCAGTCCCCGAGACTGAGGTCCCAGCCAGAAAAGCCCCCTCTCCCCCACACTGGGGTCCCCAtgcccagtgctgcccagcaggGCCAGTGTCCCCACAGAGGGACCTGTGGGAAGGGCTGCGTGCCAGACCATCCACAGAGCCCTGgacctgctgctcctgtgcagcAGCGGCACAGGATGCGATGGGGACGGTCCCTCTGTCATGGTGGCCCCAGTGCCAGTGGGGCAGCGCACAGGGACATCAGGGTGTCACAGAGACTCCGTGTGGGGGACACCAGCGGGCAGAGCCTGTGCCAGTGGGCCACAGCTGCCAGCCCGGTGATGAGGCCTGGCCCCTGACCCACCTGGCTTCGGCCTCCTGCATCAGCTTGTCCCATCTTTCCCCGAGGCTGAAGAGGCCGGCATTGCCCTCGGGCGCTGCCGTGCCAGAGCCCTGTGCCATCAGTCTGTCCTGCAGAACGAGCTCCACGCGCggcctcctctcctccagcagccgcttcaggagctgcagggacgGGGGACACGGCGCTGTGCTGGGGACTCCTGTGCACCCCTGCCACCTCGGCACAACCCTGGGCGGCCACTTGGCCCCCAGCCTCCTAATCCCCAGCCAGGGTGTGCGTGGGCAGGACACGCCGGCCGGCCCTGCTGaccttctgctcctccagctgcgCCTTCACCACCTTCGCCTCCGCCGATGGCGGCTTCTGGTTGCTCACCAACTCCTCCATATCAGCCACCCAGGCCAGCAGCCGCTCCAGCGTCTCCTGGCCCCGGTCCGCTGCCTcctctgggacagggacagaccGTGAGGACACCTGTGGGGAGAGGTGGCTGAGCCATGGGGCAGGTGGAGGGCAGCcatggggctgggcagcagcccccACACCATGCCCTGTCCCCGAGGTGACACCGGAGACAGTGGGACCCTGCCCAGCCCATGGGGTCCTCCCTGGCATCCTTCACAGGGCTCCCCAAAGCCGGGGCTGCACACCCTGTGCCGTTTGGATCCCTCCAGACCCATGGCCCCCGCCAGCCGAAGCTGAGGGAAGGGAGCTCCCTGTCCTACAGTGCCAGGCTGGGTGCCCAGCACGAGGGGTGCCACTGGCCCAGCCCCCACCAGGGCACAGACAGTGACTCGACATGAGCCCTGGCCAAGGGACAGGAAGGTCAAGACTCGCTGTAGAGAAAACCACGCCGGAGGGCAGTCCTGTGGCACAGGGTTTGGCACAGTGTCCTCCCAGCAAGGGTCGCTGTCTGTCAGTCACCTCAGTGGCATCCGTGTGTCCGgcgcagccagcagcagtgagctCCCCCACGCACTCCGTCAGCACGGTGACCGTCCGGGTGACCACGGGCTCGCCACCCTTCTCACCCGCCGGGTACTCAGTCACCTCCACGATCTCCGTCACGATGGTCTCAGTCACCTCCGTCACCTCTGTCACCTCCCGGGTGGTGACAGGTTTCCAGGACCAGGTGCTGCGGGGAACGCTGGCCCGCGGGGGGGTCCAGGCTGCGCCCCCCACCTGCCCCCTCACCGCAACTCCAGCTGCACCCCCGTTCTGCACCGCCACCTCGGACTGGCTGCGCCGCAGCACGGGGCTGCCTGGCCGGCTCCGAACGGCACCGGGCACCGGGCTCCAGCCGTTCTCCACCGGCACCGGCGCCTTCTCCAACAGCCCCGGCCAAGCCTCCGAGTCGCCTCCGGCGGATGGCTGCCCCGCGTCCAGCCCGGGCTCCCGCAGGAGCTCCTCCGGCCGCCGGCTCTTCTCGCCCAGGCAGCTGGGCCGACTCACCGAGTTCCCCATGGCGCGGGCGCCGGGCCCCCGCCTCAAATCCCGGCCTGCAACGATCCAGGGGATGCGCGTTACCGGGGCCACCGCGGGGCCCCCAGACGCCGGCCTGCACTCGGGTCAGCCCCCTCACTCCACTGTGCTGCCGGGGCTGCCTGACCTCCCGCTCCGGTGTTGGAGGTCCTGGCCCCCCAGCAAAGGGCTGCCAAGAACCAGGGCACGGGGACAGGGAGATGGGACACTGGCGGAGGGAGAGGACCCCAAGGGACCCCCCGGCAGTGCCCAGAGTGCCTCTCCTAGACGTCTCGGCAGAAGAcgcagcagcggcggcggcggcagcgccaGGCACTGGGGAGAGGCAGATGCTCCCGCCCGGCATCGCCTTGTGCCTTTGGATTAACAAGGACGGCGGAGCCGGGAGAGAGGAGCATCTGCCCGGGGGGGACGGGGGCTGAGGGTGGtggggggcggcgggggcacCAACCGGGGGGCGGGCAGGGGACGGGCAGGTGGCCTCCCCAGCCTGCAAGCCCTGCCGCAGCCATAAATCCCCGGCGTGACCCGGCAGGACCCTCCCCCGGCAGCCCCCCCGCCGCAGCCGCAGCGCTGCTACCCCTGGCCCCCGGCCTCACCCCTCCGGCACGGCCCTGGGCACACGCCCCTGTGCACGTGTGTACACACAAACACACgtgtgcaaacacacacacgcgtgtatacacacacacacatcacaTGCACACgtgtgcaaacacacacacaccccacacacacGCTCCCACTCGTGTGCACGCACCCCCCGACAGGCAGAACCCACGCTCACACACCCCTGCTCGGGGGGGCAGCGACAGGACCCCCCACGCCTGCATCATCCACGACATGAAACACACCTGTAGCAGCCCCGCACACGCGTGGGGAGCGCACGTGCACCCACACGCACCCACCGCGGCCGCGCCCCTGGCGTGGGTACCGTACCCTGAGCCCCCACGCGCGGCCCAACACGCCGCGGAACACGCCACGGGCACGACCTCGCCCACGGTCACCGCACGCACACCCACAGCAGGGTCCCGACACACGCACCTCTGTGGGTGCAGCCCCGCGGGGCACCGCACTCCCACCCCATCGCACCGCCCCGCGTGTCAGGGTCCCGCGGGGCTGCACGGGTGGGTGGGCCACGGCGCAGGATGACCTGGGGAGACCCCGCACCGCGCCCCGGGGGGCTGCGGGACACGGACCCCGCCCGGCTCCGCGCACACCGCAGTCCCAGACCCGCGCGGAGCCCCCGCCCCGCACTCACCCCTCGGCGACTTCGGGCGTCCatggggccgggccgggggtgccgccgccgccgttACCGTTCCGGGGGGGCCCGGGCTGTGCAGGGGAGCGGGGCGGAGGCAGCGGGGGGAGACTCGGTCCCCGTTACCGCCGCCCGGCTCCGCCGCCTTTGTGCGCCGCGCCCGCGGCTCGGGGGGAGCGCGGGGGGCACCGGGCGGAGACCCTCGCACCGGCACCGGCCCGGCTCGGCGGGGCTGGTCTGACCCCGGACACACCGCCGCCCCCGTTAACCCTCCGGGCGCCGATCGCCGCCGTTACCGGGGAAACCCCCGGGGCCCCGCAGCCATCCCGCGGGGGAGGGGCGGCGCCGGCccaccgcccgccccgcgccgcccgcggGGGCGACTGCCCGCACCCCGCACTGCCactggcaccagcaccagcaccgCTACCGGCGCCAGCACTAACACCGACACCAGAACTGACACCGGCACCAGCACCTGTTCTGGCACTGGCACTGCACTCTCACCGgcacctgctcctgccccagcacccacaCTGACACCGGCACCTGCACCGACACCAGCAACTGCTCCTGCACCAACACCTGCACCGgcaccagcccaggctgtgctgcctcacAATGAGCcccaggacagcacagccccacGGAGTCACGGCCCCACAGCGACACAGTCCCTCCAGCTCTAGGGTTGCACCCCCCACCCTGGCTCTGGCCCCCAGGCAGTGGATGCTGTAGTCACTGAAGGGCTTGGCCCCATTCCCTGGGGCTCTTTGGGTGTAGGGCCTCTCAGCCAGGAGCCTGGGGGGCTCAGTggaggagggctgggctgggctgggctgggggggcagGCCGGGCTACCAAGATGCTATCGTGAAGCCCACCCTGAGAGCCAGGGTGCTGCAGGCCTGGGTCTCCAGAACCCCCTCGCTGCCACCCTGGGTGCTGGTGGGACCAGGGGGCACCTCCGACTGTGTGCCCGTGGTGTGAgccccatccccatcctgccctgactcagctccagcactgcgGCCTCCCAGCCAGTGAGAGCCCCCCATGACGGGGGTCCTGCCCCACAGAGCCGCGTGGGTGCCCCTTGCTGGGCCCCGGGAGCCGGGGGGCCGCTGCAGGCGCGTCGGCCACGCTGATGGATGGGGCTCCCTGGGGTCTCCTgggagcggcgggcggcggggccgggggcttTGTCTGCTGCCAGAGACGCTGCCGGGAATTAGCATCTGCCAGGGCCTCGGTGGCTCCACACCgtcctgcagcatctctgcatCATCCTCCCCACACGGCTCTGGAGCCTTCCACTGCTGGCACCGAGGTGCTTGGCACCCAGCATGGGTCTGAGCCCCATGGTACTCCAGGCACCCCACAGCACCCCACAGAGCCCAGCCGGGACCTGCCAGGCAGAAGCTGGGCAGGGGGTGAGGATCCAGCTCTTTCTGCAGAGCCACTCGCCACCTCCGTCCCACGCGCCCGCCGGCAGCTCGCCCGGCACGCTCCGCAGCCCCAGGTACCAGGCTCGGGGTGGCACGGGCGCCCCGGGCAGGGGAGCTCGGCGCGGGGCACCGGGCGGGAGCGGTCGGCTGGAATCCACAGCCTCAGATCCCGGGAGCCGGGTGGGTTTCTGTGCGGCCTCGGCTTTGTCTGCGCCGGGGCCGGAATGAATGGCCCTTTCAGTTTGTGCCGTCATGTGTGCCGAGGGAGCCCGTGTGCCGGCCAGGCCTCGAACAAAAGGAGCCGGCGAGGGGCTGCGCTGGGGCGGCGAGGAGGGGCTGCCGGCAGCCCCCACTGCACTGCTCCCGCTGCGGCTCCGCGCCTGGGCAGGGGGCACGGCAGCACACGGCGGCACAGCCGGTGCGTGGGCACACACCCGTCGTGCCCGGACGAGGGCACACCCCTTGTGCCCGGCTGTACATCCCATGCACAGCCGCACACCTCTCACACAGCCCACACCCCCGGTGTTTGGCCACTTGCCCCGTGCCCAGGCAGCGGTGCCATGAGCTGCGGCTGAACTTGGTGCAGGTGGTGGCCCTGTGGTCAGCAGGGCTCCAAGGCAGTGATACCACGAGTACCGTCAGGGCCGTGGGGCTCCGAGCCAGCAGCACTGttgggctggggagcaggagccgGAGACAGGAGACCTGACACCGGATGGTTGCAGGGCTGTGCCGAAGGGACT
It encodes the following:
- the LOC120409673 gene encoding microtubule-actin cross-linking factor 1, isoforms 1/2/3/5-like isoform X3 → MWLHDPLTSFSSPNKDLPVPLGELLSWVSDISRSWMGSRGAPEAAAARPCSPAQMHRAAGDAGLTGESVEGSPWDREEMESTCLRSEQRLEVQEQLLALRHWLDAVEKRLLALPEPGTALQVSSRSVPVPEEAADRGQETLERLLAWVADMEELVSNQKPPSAEAKVVKAQLEEQKLLKRLLEERRPRVELVLQDRLMAQGSGTAAPEGNAGLFSLGERWDKLMQEAEARYGCLERILPAAQGFQEAVDSFQEWLSATERQLAQLWRADGCVGRVQDAHQQTQALCEEIRGRLGELDGALESGQRVLEMVTGEEAQLTQEKMESLRMRYLIVGQSSADTAHRLGQTLEASSRLGTAPEDLALWLSRMEKELGEQESQQDGQEPSVTASDREKFEQVLESQLTRVAGLGERLEEIGRVQLDAEALCSQLSEQKLLSAEILHCRGLVERLLGFSEPLLRCCPEPLQQRLQPSVQVLRESTEQLSLRSGACAVQLEHAQSLLTQFSEALEELLPWLEETQALGVQLSPNAISYEAFKEQQALLQSLREAIAEHRPLVGKLQRVSAQLVELSPEQGAPFQRRWQEVEEQYGHIRERVRQAAALLEDALPRYSQLSERMDLLLECLERLQSRLQSQPPVRGDAAHLREQIRENSLALGELEKLGVALEGVRAQGEELLATMQAVSSDAAARGIQERTAQLLSQWGCLRGRCQEQERWLRELLALAERFWHGLSELAVALSDTQQLVLGLEEAGGEPEAIRTRLRTMQALREEIDALQGELDTLGSLGVELMASCGDPDKPDVTKSLDDLYSSWHSLSRVWTERNGRLEEQLQAALSYQDTMQRLLEWLDAAELRIAEEFLVGGDLDMVQQQLAELKEFKRELYQCKVDVESLRHQGGTGQGDAPVTLSDFRQRWDHLEEEIVSRQHQLEAALLGLGQFQHQLAELLQWLSRTGEQLRGPAPLRPDLQSCEIELAKHKVLRTDVMSHARTVQSVTEAGQGLLLSSLGDSVEGLQRSLQQLGQHWDLVRSETESRQLELENNLSQVQDITLEITELLQWLEQVELQLFCSKPAWGHPDATKEKLNAHLELCRELEARAVTYRGLRERLQRLLDSCRAGRPCSTEHSLRLLEQKWESVQAEAQERKERLAEGLTVTTEFHGSAQELLRWVAHAEELLGSPAPPSFVLDTVTAQIQEHKALVKEANAHGEKLGSLEAVAARLKDFSRKQDGAVIQNLVLAARERLGKVLQRAAERGAALEEARKRSKQFSESRRLLLDWMDEVEQSLEVPQDAATSQEEIKCQLADHKAFQKVLRAKRPVYEATLRSGRALREGARLPQDLQPLEELLGELKERWDALCSHAAERQHKLEENLLFSGKFTDALQALMDWLYRAEPQLSEDVPVGGDRDLVGDLMDKHKVFQKELGKRASCIKTLKRSVRDLTRGSSSVDSQWLQRQVEELSTRWDLVCKLSLSKQARLEAALRQAEEFHTLVHSFLGRLTESEKTLKYGVFPEEEAAVQECQTQLQELMQSLQCQQLELECITSLGEEILTTCHPDSIITIKSWVTVAKSRFQEVLSWAQQQGERLRAQAAVLAAEREETEQLLDWITAAEEALGLRDQEPLPEEAEQLEELSAQHVVFMEELNRKQPDVEKVTKSCKRKLAVDLGPPATRRLATRRRSGGKAQGTAAVPLGGLEPQTPLMAQLLHRWQQLWLLALDRQYRLETALQHLRELEEFAHFDFGVWRKRYMQWISQMKSRVLDVFRGIDRDQDGRISQREFIESVLASKFPTNVLEMNAVASIFDMNGDGFIDYYEFVSALHPNRDPLRRSADADQIQDEVNRQVAQCNCAKRFQVEQISANRYRFGESQQLRMVRILRSTLMVRVGGGWIALDEFLVKNDPCRVKGRTNLKINEKYLSSDVFGAAAATRCAGNQSAASSKVLSPSRSNSSLSLYSSASAPSSPLARKSVLRRTRSGDRCPRSRGSGLPDGAELHFSAAEESLAVAPPEPPEGSPPERCSPCR